The Epilithonimonas zeae genome contains the following window.
GGTCAGTCCCGTCATTACTTCTACCTGTTTGAGCCAAAACGCCAGTCACTTCTGAAAAGCTCATAATGTCTTTTTTAAGGACATCAGCTGTTTTCAAAGATTCTTTAAGCGATGAACTCATCGGCATTTCTGCAGTAATCCAAAGCGAACCTTCATTCAATTGAGGTAGGAACTCTGTTCCAAGGAATTTAGCTGAGAATAATGTAATAGCTAGAATTACAGTCGAAACTAATAAACTTATTTTTTTATTTCTAAAAGTGAATTTAAAGCCTTTCATTACACTCTTATCCCAGAAATTCACAAATGGGTTGTTCTTTTCTCTTACATTTTTCTTTAATAGTAAATGCGACATTACCGGAACTAAGGTCAGTGTAAAAATCAATGCACCTAACAATGCAAATCCTAATGTAAATGCCAATGGCGAGAACATTTTACCTTCTACTTTCTGGAAAGAAAAGATTGGTAAAAGTGACGTAATGATGATTAATTTTGAAAAGAAAATCGCTTTTCCGAGTCCGGTTCCGGTTTGTTTTATCCAACCAGCTTTCGCCATTTTGTTGAAACGTTCCATTCCGTATTTGTGGGCTTTGTGGTCGAGCATTACGAATAATCCTTCGACCATTACGACGGCTCCGTCTATGATAATTCCAAAATCGACGGCTCCCAATGACAATAAATTGGCACTCATTCCTGCCATTCTGAGACAGAAAAACGCAAATAATAATGATAATGGAATGATGATGGAAACAATCAAAGTCGTTCGCCAGTCTGCCATAAAAATAAGGACAATCACAGTAACCAAAATGATACCTTCCAAAAGATTATGCATCACAGTTTTGGTCGTGAAATCCATCAGGTTTTGGCGATCGTAGAAGGTTTTCATCTTCACATCTTTGGGAAGAATCTTCGTATTCAGTTCTTCGATTTTAGCTTTAACGGCAAGGAGAACTTCCTGTGCGTTTTCGCCTTTTCTCATTACCACAATTCCTTCAACCGTGTCCGCTTCATTATCCAAAGAAGCTTGACCTACACGTGGCATAGAACCTTCGTGAACGTCGGCCACATTTTTTACAAGAATCGGGTTTCCGCCATCACTGTGAATGGTAATATTTTCTATATCCGAAATCGATTTTACCAAACCAATTCCTCGAACCACATAAGCTTGTCCGCTTTTCTCGATAACATCGCCACCGACGTTCAGGTTGCTGTTGGTTACGGCTTCCAGAACTTCGGAAGGTGTAAGATTGTATTTGTCTAATTTTCTTGGGTCGATGCTCAACTCGAAAACTTTGTCCTGACCACCGAAAACATTGACATCGGCAACGCCCGGAACACTTCGAAGTGCTCTGTCAACTACCCAAGTTTGTAAGGTTAAAAGGTCTCTGGAATCCCGGTCTTTGCTTTCTAAGGTGTAACGGTAAATCTCGCCGGTTGGTCCGTACGGAGGCTGAACTTCCGGGTCAATGCCTTCCGGTAAACTCACTGTTCGGAGCTGGTTGTTGACCATATTTCTCGCAAAAATATCGTCCACACCATCTTCAAACAAAATCTTGACGATGGAGAGTCCAAACATTGTGGTACTTCGGACGCTGGTCTTTTTCTGAACCGGACTCATTGCCAGCTCGATTGGTGTGGTGACGAAACGTTCTACTTCTTCGGCACTTCGCCCGTTCCATTGCGTGATGATGACGATTTGGGTATTGGTTACATCAGGAAATGCTTCAATCGGCATATTCTTGAAACTGATGAATCCCGCAACCGCCAAAATCGCAACCCAAATGAATGTGAACGCTTTATTCTTGAGGGAAAATCCTATGATATTTTTGATGAATTTGTTCATATTTTATATTTAATCACAGGTAAAACTGTGGTTATTAAAATTGAATCCGTTGGATTCTTATGATATGTTGATTCCTGTCCATAAGGGTATTCCTATGGCTATTGATATAAAATCCTTTTGGATTTTTGGTATGAAATCTGAAATAATGGAATTCTAGAGATAAAAATGAAGTGCTTATTAGTCTTTCATCTTTTCTCTATTATCTATCTTCTTCTTAATTATTCAAAGAGCGGTAAATCAACAGTTGGTTGGTGGTGACAATGGTTTCACCTTCAGAAAGTCCTGACGTGATGTAGGTATTTTCTGCATTCTGTTTCAGGATTTTGATTTCTTTGACTTTGATGTCTGCCTGAGTTTTGTAAACCACTACAAAATACCGGTTGTCATCAAAAATTACTGCGCTGGACGGAATAGCTAAAGCCGTTTCATTCTCCGCAGACGATACTCTGATGGTTGCTTTACTTTCCGGAATCAACAAACCTTGCGTATTATCCAGCACTACTCTAGCCTGCATCGCATTGGTAGACGGGTCAATGATTTTGAAAATCTTATCAATCTTACCATAAAAAACCTTGTCAGGATAAGATAATGTGGAAACCTGAGCTTTCATTCCAAGGTTGATTTTATCGATATCAGCCTCGTTCACGTTCATTATTGCCCAGACGTTTTTGGTATTCGCCACATCAAAGATATTCTCGCTTCGGTCGCTTCTGAGTTCCATATCTTTATTAATGTCTTTATGCACAATGTAACCGTTGATTGGCGAAATCACACTGTAGATATTTCCTTTTTTCACATTGTAAACGGTGCTCACATCGTTGGAACGTCGAACTGCATCTCTGGCTCTTTGTACATCGGCTTGTGCTTCTCTGATGTCCTTTTCTGTGTTCAGTTTTCCTTCATACATTTCTTTGGCAACACGCAGATTGTTTTCTGCAACACGCAAATCGGTTTTTGCATCGCTAACGTCTTTTTGAACGTCCGCCAATTCTGTACTTCTGATGGTTGCCAAAACCTGACCTTTGTGGACATAATCGCCTAATTCCACATTCACGCTCAGCACGTTACCGCCCACCAAAGGGAAAATATCAATGTAAGTATTTTTATCTGCCGAGATTTTTCCATAGAAACTGAACTCATCCTCAATGAATTTTTTCTCCACTTTAGCGAATGTTGTAGACTTCAGCATCGTTTGGCTCAATTCAAAACCTTTTGCTTCTTCTTTCACCGTTTCTTCCTTTTTTGAGCAGGAAAACAAACTGATGGCGAGGATAATTGGAATAATAATATTTTTACTCATACTTTGTTTATTTTTGAATTCGTGAATCTTCGATTTCATTAATAAAAGATTTTGGTTTGTACTAATTGATTGATTTCTTCAGCCGAAATCATAATCTGCTTTTTCATTTCGTAAACCTGCAAAACAGTTTGTCTGTAGCTTTCCAGAAAGTCTGTGAAATCCATCAAACTGATGTTCCCGCTTCGAAAGTTTTTGAGAATTCCGTTGTAAACTGTGTCCAGATTTTCCATATCTACGGGTTTCAACTCGTAATATTGGTCGTATTGATTTTTCCAGGTTTGATAAGCCGATTCTACCTGAGTTTCGAGATTAAGTTTTTGATATTCTAAGTTTTTCTCGTTTTGCTGAATCGCATATTTCGCTTTTTCAACATTCCCTTTATTCGATTTCCAAAGCGGGATTGGGATTCCTATTTTCAGATTGACTTCATTATTGAAGGTGCCAGAAGCTTGGTCATATTCGGCTCCAAGGTTAAGATCTGGAATGTTGAGTGATTTTTGCCATTGGGCGTACAGCTTGCTGTTATCAATCAATTTTAATTGATAGAGATAATCTGCATTGTTTTCTAAAGCTTTGTTTTTCAGGATTTCTACATCTCCGAAAGGTTGAGAAATAAGAATCTCATTCTCTTCAGCTTTGGGTATATTGGGTAAAATATTTTCCGGATTTCCTGTCAGGACTTTCATCTTTTGCTGGAAAGCCAAAATATTATTATTGATTTCAATTTTATCATTATTCAACTGAATCACAATACTTTGTAGTCGAACATAATCTTTCAGAGAAATATTCCCTTTGTCTGTCTGCGTTTTGTAAGCCGATAAGAGGTCGTTCATATATTTCAATTGATTCTGTATGCTAATCTGCTTTTTTTGCTCATAAATCAGATTGTAATAAGTCTGTCTTAACTCCGTTTTCAAATCCACCAACAATTGACTGAATTGCAGTTGCGATAGTTCTTTATTTGATTTGGCGAATTGGATTTCGTTTTTCTTTTTTCCTCCCAAATAAATCAGTTGAGTGATTTCTACACCCTTGGCTCTTGTGACATCAAAAACTCTTTTGTCCTGAGGATTTACAGCATTCACGTAACCTTCGATTTGTGGAAGTTCCCAGATTTTTGCCTGAATAATATCGGCGTCTGCCATATTGATATTGTACTGTGCGGCAAGAAGTTGGAGGTTGTTTTTTTGAAATGCTAATTCGCAATCCTGAAGAGACATCTGTTGCTGTCCGGAAAGACATACAAATGCCGAAACGGATAACACCAGCGTTGTTATTTTGTTCATTCTTATCTCGTTTTGGTTTTGCAAAAATGGCTTTCCGAGATTAAAACGGACTTAAATGTGACTTAAAAAAAGCTTAATTGTTGTTTGAGATGATAGAAAATAGACGTATAGATGAAAGATTTTGATAAATTACTTTCTCGCAGATTTAAAACGCAATATTGTCATTCCTGAGGAATCTCAGCAGTTTAGATTCTTTCAGAATGACAAATATTGTATTTTTATAAACAAATGTTGATTCGAAGCTGGAAGTCGCAGCCCGACTTGAGTGGAGCTCTTTTTTGCATTGGGAAGAGCTTGGCAAAAAAAGCGGGAACGGAAGGCGGAAATAGCTGCCCAAATAATTATTCTACTTATTAAAAATAACAGTAAAAAGATTTTCTCTGTCGGAATTGGACGTGTAAGAAATTTCGGATTTATGATATTCCAGAATACGTTTTACGATGCGTAAACCGAGGCCAGAGCCTGTCTTATTTTGAGAATTACTACCACGCATAAAGGCCTCGAAAAGTTTATCTCTTTCGTCAACTGGGATCACGGAACCGATGGAAAATACCTTGACGATTATGCGAAAATCGGTTTCCTTGATAGAGATATCAACTTCCTGATTATCGGAATATAAAGCAGCATTTTTAAACAAATTAATGAACGTGATTTCCAGCAAAGATTTGACGCCTTTTACCGTCAAGATAGAATCTTCCACGCTTTCTTCATCAATCTGGAAATCCATTTTGAAGTCAGGAAAATTACGATAAACAGTCTCAAAAGCATTGAAAACAACTTCGTCGATTCTCACTTCTTCGTAAACTGTGGCGATGCCTTCTTTATCAAATTTCGATAATAAAAGCAATGATTTTGTGAGGTCTGACAGCTGATGTACATCCTGCAACATCTGTTGCAAAGTAGTTTTGGTTTTCGGCGAATGATTTTCCAACTGAATCAAATTCTCTAACTGAAAAGCCATCCTCGTCAACGGCGTTCGCATCTCGTGTGCCGCGCTGGAATTGAAATCTTTTTGAGATTGGAAAACGTCATTCAATCGACTGGTCATCAGGTTGAATGATTTTGCCAGAACACCAATTTCATCTTCGGAATTTTTGACGATGACGGGCGTTGTTAGTTTGTGAACGCTTATATCAGAAATATCGGACTTCAAAATTTCCAGAGGTTCCAGAAATTTTGAAACAAGGTAATAACTGAAAAACCAAATCAGTAAAATACTGACTATATAAGAAAAAATCAGCATATATTTCAGGAAAGCCAACTTGGATTGGCCAGTAACATCCTGAGCACTAGTTAGAATATAATAATTTTCGCCTTTTATTTTTCTTAAAGCAGCATAAATTTCGGGGACAGAATTTTCCTGATATATTGTTTTTTGTTTGTCCAAACGTTCTAATAAACTTTGATCCCAAGTGATTTTTTTATCCTTCAAAGTACTATAAACCAAACCCTTATCAGAACCGAAAATCATAATATTCTCGTTCAAAAGAACATTGTCGGAGTTCTCATCAAAGAAAATGGGTGCTTCTTTTTCAAAATCGCCGGATTTCTCAATAAAATTAACCGTGAAAACCAAACGTTTCTGGAAACGTTCCTTAAACTCATCTTTTCTAAAATCATTGAAAGAAACGTACACAATAAACATCATAATCCCAAAAATTAAGGAAAATGCTATGCTTATACTTATTGCTATTCTACGTTTCAGAGACATAAATTATTATGAATGATTAGTGATAAATGATAATTGATTGCTGTTTGAGTGTTATAATTATAAAACTCTCTACTCCTATAATGGACTTAAATAATATCCAAAGCCAGGTCTCGTATGAATCAATTTTGTTTTAAAGTTTTTATCAATTTTCTTTCTCAGAAAGTTGATGTAAACTTCGATGGCATTATTTGTTGATTGGAATTGATTTTTCCAAACTTCATCGGAGATATATTGCTTAGAAAGTGTTCTACCATTAGCTCTTGCTAATAAAACCAGTAATTGAAACTCTTTTACTGTCAGATTAATTTCTTCTCCGGAACGGAAAACTTTACTATCTTCCGGATATATAATCAAATCTTCTACGACAATTTTTTCTTTCTCTTCCGTTTTTGGTGTCAGCCTTCTCATTTGAGAATTGATTCTCAATAACAATTCTTCCAACAAAAATGGTTTTACGAGATAATCATCAGCCGCTCTCAAGAACGCTTCTTTCTTCTCCTCGATTCCGTCATAGGCAGAGATAATGATAATTGGCGTTTCGGAATTGGTTTCTCGAATGGTTTTACAAATTTCCAACCCGTTGATTTTCGGAACATTAATATCCAAAAGAAAAACGTCGTAAGATTTCTTGGAAAATATTTCAAGGAACTTTTCGCCATCTTCCGCCTTATCAGTTTTGATAGATTTGGACTCAAGGAAAAGTGCAATTTCTGAAGACAAGACAGCATCGTCTTCTAAAAGTAATGCCTGCATTTTGTGATGATTTATTTTACAAATATGGGGAAAAGTAAATTGGGAAATAATGTAAAAAAGAAAATAATTATATTTAAAATAAATTAATAAACTTTGAAAACTAAACAAATGTACTATAGAGAAAATCTTTACGTTTTAAAATATTTACTTAAACTTATTATAGCAATAAACAATAACAACTTTTTAATTATCAATAAAATAAATAAGTCGTTCTAAAGTAAATTAAAACTATAAAACGACCTCAGATCAATAATAATTATTTCTTATTTATAAACCAGCAACCAAGTCCTTCCATTCCTGAAGTTCTGGATTACCCGGCTTTCTTTTTCCAAAGAACTGAACGATAAATTCACCTTCTTTATTGAACACTTCCACCGAAGTTACTTCGCCATCTTCCGTTGGTTTTTTCGTGATCCAGGTTTCACCAATTTTGGTTGTGTCAAGATGCAGATTGAAATCCGGATCCATTACGTTGAACCATTGCTGATGCCAAAGCGTCTTTTTAACTTCGCCGGTGTGAATCTGAATAATTCCTCTGTTTCCAACAAAAACCATAATCGGAATGTGTTTCTCAGAAGCATCTTCTAAAACATTCACAACCTTAGAATTATCGATTTTCTGAGCAAAACCTTCCGGAGCCAATCTCAAAGCCTGAGTTCTGCTAACCCCAAATTTTTTAGTCATCATAAAGAAATCGTGTGTATCTTGTAAATCTTTCCAAGCCTGTTGAAAACCTGCTACATCAATTTCAGAATCTGCTTTTTCTGCCGGTTTTGGAGCAATTGGTTCTGTTACGATTTCCGCAGACTGTTCGTCAGCTTTATATTTCTCCGTTAAAGCATCAAATTCTGCTTCATTGCTTTTGTTTGTCAAATAGATTTTATGAAGTGCCAATCCGTCTTTTCCGAAGAATTGGAAGCTTTTTCTATCGCCTTCAACAACCGAAAAACCGAATTTCCAAGAGTTGATAAAGATTCTCAAATCGATGTCCTCTCCTACGAAAACCTGTCCGTGAGGATTGCTGAAATCCGGATTCAAATAAACGCCTTTTCTTTCGTGAACGCATTCGTCGTTTCTTGTCAAAGCCATTACTTTGTCAAGCTTTACAACTTCTTGTAAAAGCGAAGCAAATTCTGGTTTAAGAACCGTTACCCCATTGCCAATGTTTGTAGCTAAAAGTTCTGCTTCGCTCACGCCTAATTGTTCTGCAGCGTTTCTTATTCTAAGATGTGGATTTTCTGCTTTCAAAGCTTCCCATTTTGTCTTTAAATCGTTTATTAATGTACTCATATTGATTTGTTTTTTGATTGTTTATTTTAAAATGATTTTTTTTTAACACAAAGTGCACAAAGATTTTTTATTTCTAACTGTTTTAAGGTTCACAAAGGAGCTATCGCTTAGAAAAGTTGAAAATAAAATCTACTTTTTGATTGTTAGAACCTTGTATTCTCTTTTTACAAATGTTCCGGTTTTGCTTGTTATCCATTCTTCTTTATCGGAGCGAATCATTCTTTTGAAATTGGTTTGTGCGACTAATTCTTCCACATCTTCGTAATTGTAAAGCTTGAAATCCGCTGTGAAAGGCAGGTTTTTCATAAAGTCTTTCTTCGCAAATGTTAGAACAAAACTTCCGTCTTTCTTTAAAACTCTGTAAATTTCATTAAAGAACTCCACCGGATTTTCCCAGAAATAAATTGTATTGACAGTCATCACCTTATCAAAACTTTCGTTCTCAAAAGGAATTTTGTTTCCGTCATATAATTGAAAATTGGCTTGAGAAAGATATTTCGAATTGAGACTTTCCGCTTCGGATTTCATTGTTTCAGAAATTTCTAACCCTGTGTATTGGATATTTTCTGCAAAATCCAAAAGATAAGACAAATGTCCTGCATTGCCGTGACCGAGTTCCAAAATGCTTTCGTTGTCCGTCAAATACAAAGCTTTGATGCTTTCTTTTGTCATCGAAATGTTAGTCTCGTTCATCATTTTCGCAACTTCCTTTCCGGTTTCTCCTTCCGGATTGGATAATTGTTGTGCTAATATTTTGAGTTCTTGTTCTGTCATTTTTTAGTTTTTATTATAACAGAGAATCTTACGCAGCCCGACCTGAGTGGAGCTCATCCGCTGAAAGCGGATAGCGGGAACGGAGGGCGGATTAAGCTGCCATAATTAATCCGTTTTTAGTTTTTTAACCAAATAAAATCATTGTGCTGTCATTGACCGGATGTTTGCAAATGGTACACGGAAAGTTGTAAGCACGGCTGATTTTCTCCTCCGTAAAAACCTCTTCCGGAGCACCGTAAGCTAAAACTTCGCCTTTTTCCATCAACAGAATTTTGTCTGCAAAACTTGCGGCTAAATTCAAATCGTGCAAAACAACGACTGCGGTGTTATTATTTTGAGTAAATTTTTTAATTAATTCTAATGTATTGTGCTGGTGTTTGATGTCCAGATTATTGAGTGGTTCGTCCAAAAACAAAAGCCTGTGTGCAATCTCGTTATCCAACTGAGAAAGAACTCTCGCCAAATGAACCCTCTGCTTTTCACCGCCAGAAAGCGAGTTGTAATCTCTTTCTCGAAAATGAATAATCTCGGTTTCCACCATAGCAATTTCCGTCGATTTTATATCTTCCAAAGTCGGCTGAGAACCGAAGTAAGGATAACGCCCCATCATCACAACATCTTTCACCAAAAGCGGAATATCCTGAGCATTGTGCTGGGAAAATTTAGCTTTATGTTTTGATAATTCTTCGAGTTTCCAGTCGTAAATTATTTTGTCTTTGAAGAATATCTCTTGCTTTTTATCGGTTCTGATTTCGTTGGCCAGGACATTTAACAGACTTGACTTCCCTGCTCCATTTGGACCAACAATCGCCAGAAATTCGCCGTAACCGACCTTGATATCAACCCCTTTTAAGATGCTGACGTTCTGACTTTGATAGTTGATTTGGTGTCCTTTTATCATCTCAAAGTGTTTTTGTATTTGATTAAAATCGCAATAAAAATTGGGCCTCCAATCAATGATGTTAAAATTCCGATTGGTAATTCTGACGGTGCAACGATTGTTCGACTGATTGTATCTGCAAGCAATAACAAAATACTTCCGCAAATCGCTGATAACGGCAAAATGAAATGATAATCTGAACGGAATAATAATCTCAAAATGTAAGGGACAATAAGTCCCACAAAACCGATTGTACCGGAAAATGCGACGCAAGTTCCTATCATTAATGAGGTTATCAATACGATTTGTTTTTTCAAAGTCTCAACATTGATTCCCAAATGCTGTGCATCTTTTTCGCCCAGTAACATTGCATTCAGTGCTTTTCCTTTTGGTAAAATAATGATGTACGAAAATAGTAAGACAATTGATAAGATAATGTTTCTTGTCCAAGTTGCACCTGCTAAACTTCCTAAATTCCAGAATGTTAAGTCTCTGAGCTGTTCGTCTTTTGAAATGTAAATCAAAAATCCTACAAATGAAAAACCAATAGATGTAATGGCAACTCCGGAAAGTAACATCATTACAACATTTGTTTTTCCTGCGCTTGTTGAAATTCTATAAACAATAATCATTGCTAAAAATGCTCCGACAAATGCAGAAACGCCGACTAAGGAATTTCTTATGATTTCCGGAAGATATTGTTCAAAAGTATGTCCGAGAATGATTGCGATTGCTGCTAACAAAGTGGCTCCCGATGTTAAACCAATCGATTCTCCAGTTGCTAAAGGATTTTTGAACATCCCTTGCAAAGTAGTTCCGGAAACCGCTAACATACTTCCTATTAAAACTGCCATTACAATTCTTGAAGTTCGGACTTCCCAGATCACATATTTTTCACTTAATGATAATGAAGAATCGCTGGTTAAAAACTTCCATAACACTTCGTAAGAAGAGGAATTACCAAAATCGTAAACTCCGATATTTAAAGCTAAAACCATCATCAGTATTAATAAAATAATACCGATAATGGCGTAAAATGTAAGACTTTTTGATTTCAAAATATCAATTTTTCTTCCATAGGTTTGGCCTATGGTTATTAATATTGAACCCTTTGGGCTCTGTTTTATTTTACATTGTTTTCCATAGGTTTTACCTATGGCTATTCAAATTGAACCCGAAGGGTTCGTTGTTTTGATTATTTTGAAGACTCGATTAAAAGTTTGTTGAGGCTTAATGCAGCTTCTCCAACTCTTGGTCCGAAAGAAGATAATAATCCGCCGTCCAATGCAATTATTTTTTTGTTTTTACCTGCATTGGTTTGAGGAACGCCTGGCATTTTAAGAGCACTTTCTATTCCACCTGAACTTTGCAAACCGCTTGTGAAGAACAATAGTACATCAGGATTAGATTGTACAACTGCTTCCGGTGTCAATGGTTTAAAATCTTCGAAATCATTTGCTGCGTTTTGCCCTCCTGCAATCTCAATAATACTTGCCATTGGTGTATTTTTTCCGCCAACCATCATCATATTTCCTCTAGCGTAGATAAAAAGAACTTTTGGCTTTTTGGCAATTGGCTGGATTTGTTTTACATCTGCATCAATTTTGTCCAATAATGCCTGCTGGTTTGTATTTCCTAAAGCTTTCGCCACTTGGTCAATCAATTTCTTGGTTCCGTCAATTGAAAACTCTTGATTGAATAACTCAGTTTGGATTTTTGACGCTTTAATTTTTTCTAGCAAATCAGGATTGATATCTTTATCAGAAGCAAGAATCAATGTTGGATTAAGTTTCATAATTGGTTCAATAGTCATAGAACGAACGTGACCCAATTCCTCTGCAGTAGTTTTCAAACTTTCCGGATATGTGCTTGTAACATCAATTCCAACAATCTCTTTCTCGTGGCCCAATGCAGCTACAATCTCTGTAACACCACCACTGATGCTTACTATTCTTTGATTAGAAACTGGAGCTTCTGCTTTAGTTTCTTCTGCTTTTGCAACTTTAGAATCTTCTTTTTTACAAGAAAATCCGGCTAAAAGAAGTACTGACAAAACAGCTATTTTAATATTTTTCATATGTTTATTTTGATTTGGTTAAAGTGGTTTGTATTCGAATTGTGGAAAGCCTCTTTCACCAGCTTCTCCATATTGGTCTGTTTTTGTTTTTGTCATTCTGGTGAATCTTAACTTAAAGTAAAAACCTTCAGGATCTTTTACAACATAAAATCTATCACCATATACTTCTAATCCGTTTGTACCAACAGGATTTCTCCAATTAGCTCCAATTGCTCTTTGATCGGTATGATCGAATTTTGAAATATCTATATCAGCAGCTGTGAAGTTATTATAATAGTCTGACGCTGGTGTCCCAGCAGGAATTGTAACTTGGTAAGAAGCTGATCCGCCTACAATATTATCTGTCACAAAATCTGCATAAATGTAAGTACCGGCACCTTCTATGACATTTGTAAAGACAGTGAAACATAGATCCCATTTTTGTTTTTGAGGCTGAATAACAACTTCTTTATTATCCGTCATACTAAAATAATTGAAATTGTAATCTGTATTTTTATTTATGATATACTCTTTGTACGTTGTCTCTCCAATATTTGCATACTTGATTTTGTAAGCTGAACTTCCATTCCTAACAATCTGTAACTTCATCCATCCTCTATCTGTTCCGCCAGTAGTAACTGATCCAATTGGAATAGAACCTGTGTAAATATTTTTACCCATATTGACCAGATACACAGCATTGTCTGAATCTACAACCTTAACCTCTTCAATTGCAGTATAACTAGTTGGAAAATTACCTTTAACATCATCTATATAAGTAACATTATTCGGATCAAAATTAGCTACCTGAACTTTAGTTTTAAGTGTAGCAACATCAGATTCTTTTACCTGATTAATATCTGTGACATTGGGTATTTTGCCTGCAGCCATCATAATTGAAGAATTAATAATAACCTTAAACTCATCTCCAGAATAGAAAGCCAAATCCCAATCTGTTCTCTTATTTAAAGTTTTATCTCCTGAACTTAGATCATACCAGACTTGGTTAGGTTCACTTGCTCCTCCAACATCAGCACTGTCAATCTTACCTATAATAGGAGAAACGGCAACTGGATCTTCGTTATCTCTAAGACAAGATTGAAAAATGAAAGATGTTGATATTAATAAGAATAATAATTTTTTCATTTCTTTAAATTTTAAAAATTATAATTAATTCTGGCAAAATAACTTCTACCATAAAATAAGTTCTGCAAATCTGTTGCAGCATTATGACCATCACCAGATTGTGCAGTATTTCTAATACTGGTAACATCAAAAATATTTTTCACTCCAAGGCTTAATTCAAAATGATTATTGAAAAAAGGTTGACTTACAGTAAAATTCAGCATATTAAAATCGCCAATATCACCTAATACGTAATGTCCTGTATCAGAAGCGCCATCAGATTCTAGTGTATAAAGTTTTCTTTTACCTGTATATTTGTAGTACAATGCAAATATGGTATTGGCTTTTGGTAATGTATAATTTGCACTTACGTTAGCTTCCACATAGTAATTAAAATCATCATTGGATGTAGCA
Protein-coding sequences here:
- a CDS encoding efflux RND transporter permease subunit: MNKFIKNIIGFSLKNKAFTFIWVAILAVAGFISFKNMPIEAFPDVTNTQIVIITQWNGRSAEEVERFVTTPIELAMSPVQKKTSVRSTTMFGLSIVKILFEDGVDDIFARNMVNNQLRTVSLPEGIDPEVQPPYGPTGEIYRYTLESKDRDSRDLLTLQTWVVDRALRSVPGVADVNVFGGQDKVFELSIDPRKLDKYNLTPSEVLEAVTNSNLNVGGDVIEKSGQAYVVRGIGLVKSISDIENITIHSDGGNPILVKNVADVHEGSMPRVGQASLDNEADTVEGIVVMRKGENAQEVLLAVKAKIEELNTKILPKDVKMKTFYDRQNLMDFTTKTVMHNLLEGIILVTVIVLIFMADWRTTLIVSIIIPLSLLFAFFCLRMAGMSANLLSLGAVDFGIIIDGAVVMVEGLFVMLDHKAHKYGMERFNKMAKAGWIKQTGTGLGKAIFFSKLIIITSLLPIFSFQKVEGKMFSPLAFTLGFALLGALIFTLTLVPVMSHLLLKKNVREKNNPFVNFWDKSVMKGFKFTFRNKKISLLVSTVILAITLFSAKFLGTEFLPQLNEGSLWITAEMPMSSSLKESLKTADVLKKDIMSFSEVTGVLAQTGRSNDGTDPNGFGFVQFAVSLQPKEEWKRKITYDELIEEIDKKLKNYQGITFNYSQPISDNVAEAVAGFKAENGIKIYGDNLHTLDRLAEEVLASIKDVDGVKEPGIIKNIGQPEISVVLDRNKMAAYGILPADAQAVLEMAFGGKTASEMFDGERKFPIRLRYAEDYRKNEEDIASLMVPTQDGAKIPLKEISTIEKENGAAFIYRDDIKRYIGVKFSIRDRDLGGTIADAQKKVSKIKLPDGYSIGWTGQFENQQRATQRLAQVVPISILGIFFLLFILFGNMKDSLLVLANVPFALIGAIIALHLTHMNFGISAGVGMIALIGICIQNGVILISEFHTNVKNGLSLDSSIMEGVKVRTRPVVMTALMASIGLLPAALSTGIGSESQKPLAIVIIGGLITATVLTLLIFPIIFWIFNRRKNEVIN
- a CDS encoding efflux RND transporter periplasmic adaptor subunit, with the protein product MKSKIHEFKNKQSMSKNIIIPIILAISLFSCSKKEETVKEEAKGFELSQTMLKSTTFAKVEKKFIEDEFSFYGKISADKNTYIDIFPLVGGNVLSVNVELGDYVHKGQVLATIRSTELADVQKDVSDAKTDLRVAENNLRVAKEMYEGKLNTEKDIREAQADVQRARDAVRRSNDVSTVYNVKKGNIYSVISPINGYIVHKDINKDMELRSDRSENIFDVANTKNVWAIMNVNEADIDKINLGMKAQVSTLSYPDKVFYGKIDKIFKIIDPSTNAMQARVVLDNTQGLLIPESKATIRVSSAENETALAIPSSAVIFDDNRYFVVVYKTQADIKVKEIKILKQNAENTYITSGLSEGETIVTTNQLLIYRSLNN
- a CDS encoding TolC family protein, translated to MNKITTLVLSVSAFVCLSGQQQMSLQDCELAFQKNNLQLLAAQYNINMADADIIQAKIWELPQIEGYVNAVNPQDKRVFDVTRAKGVEITQLIYLGGKKKNEIQFAKSNKELSQLQFSQLLVDLKTELRQTYYNLIYEQKKQISIQNQLKYMNDLLSAYKTQTDKGNISLKDYVRLQSIVIQLNNDKIEINNNILAFQQKMKVLTGNPENILPNIPKAEENEILISQPFGDVEILKNKALENNADYLYQLKLIDNSKLYAQWQKSLNIPDLNLGAEYDQASGTFNNEVNLKIGIPIPLWKSNKGNVEKAKYAIQQNEKNLEYQKLNLETQVESAYQTWKNQYDQYYELKPVDMENLDTVYNGILKNFRSGNISLMDFTDFLESYRQTVLQVYEMKKQIMISAEEINQLVQTKIFY
- a CDS encoding HAMP domain-containing sensor histidine kinase is translated as MMFIVYVSFNDFRKDEFKERFQKRLVFTVNFIEKSGDFEKEAPIFFDENSDNVLLNENIMIFGSDKGLVYSTLKDKKITWDQSLLERLDKQKTIYQENSVPEIYAALRKIKGENYYILTSAQDVTGQSKLAFLKYMLIFSYIVSILLIWFFSYYLVSKFLEPLEILKSDISDISVHKLTTPVIVKNSEDEIGVLAKSFNLMTSRLNDVFQSQKDFNSSAAHEMRTPLTRMAFQLENLIQLENHSPKTKTTLQQMLQDVHQLSDLTKSLLLLSKFDKEGIATVYEEVRIDEVVFNAFETVYRNFPDFKMDFQIDEESVEDSILTVKGVKSLLEITFINLFKNAALYSDNQEVDISIKETDFRIIVKVFSIGSVIPVDERDKLFEAFMRGSNSQNKTGSGLGLRIVKRILEYHKSEISYTSNSDRENLFTVIFNK